The DNA sequence TAATTAATGTATTTATGGCCATTTGGGAGTTTTAGGGAGGTATATTTGAAAGCTGCCAGAGGTTTGCCACAAACTATATTAGGCTATCTGAAAATGTTTGCCAAAGGTTCGCCGCAAAGTGTATATGGCTATCAGAAGTTTACCAAAGGTTAACCGCAAAACTTCACCAGAGGTTCACCATAAACCATTCCATATATGGCAATCTCAAGTTTGCGGCAAGTTTACCGCAAACTTCATTTGCATGGTAAAAAGTCGCCGTAAGGTTGCTGCAAACAGTCTGCCGTAACCTTGCCGCTAAGTTTGCAGCAGATTCGCCGCAGTACTTCGCCAGAAGCCTTATTTTTTGGTAAGGGCTTGCTTGTCCACGGACCAAGGACAAAATCCACCTTGAGTCGCTTCTTATTTTTCGATTTGAAAGTGCACCAATGGTTTTTGTCAAATGCTTCGAGCTTTGGTTTTTTGTCTTTGGCGAAAAGTGTGACAAGCAATGATGAAACAGTTTCTGTGTTTTTGGAGGATTCCTGATAAATTTTGTTGATGATGGAATTCATGAGTTTTGTGTAACCAGGAAACTGAGCCCTGAAACTTTCCCTGTGGATTTTAGCGAGAAAGGATGGGTTTTTCTCCAGCTCTTCCACCATACCTTGGAGGCCAAAGTATGTCGCTTCTCTGTAAATTTTGGGGGCAACATCCTGTGGAGGAAGCTCTCCATAACGCAAGTAGTTCAAGATGTAGTGGAAATTCTCCCCATCAGCATCTATGAAGTAACGCCCATGTTGATCTTTTTTAACATCATAATTCCCACTAAACATAGCAGCTAACATTGTATCCTTGCATTTCACCAAGGTCAATAAGGTGGTTGTGTAAAGCTTTCCTCCAACATTAAGCTCAATGACAGGTGGGAACTGAAAGTAAACAAAGGTGCCACAACTTAAAAACTATACATTCAGGCACTAGTGTTCACAACTCAACATGCTGCAAAAAATTTAATTCTAGTGACAAGTTAATCCAAGATTCCTCAGACTCTAACCCCCACTTTTATAATTGTGACATGCGCGGGTATCACATTATAGAGTCGGAGGAATCTCGGATGAGTGACAAGTAAATTTAACAGAGATCCCTGGAACCCAAATggaatatacaatatatatatcatacttaTATTAAAttctatatgtattttacagtgcaaaacaaattacaaaaaaaaagcAGTGGTAAATCTAGAGGGGGAATTGCACTCGCATCAGATTGAAAAGAAGGCCATTTTGGAGTCTACTCCTCCATCCCCTAAAAAAACGTACATACTCTCTTCCTCTGCTGATGCATTACAACAAGagttaaatattttacattgaCATTGCAATGATTGGTGTCTCAATATTAATACATCTAAAACCAAGATAATAGTTTTTAACAAAGCAGGTAAACTCTCCAAATcaaaaattttctttgatgttgaGCTTGAATGCGTTACAGaatataaatatctaggagTATAATTTTGTTCTTCAGGTTCTTTCTCCTTTACTCAAAACCAACTTTATCAAAAAGCCCAAAGAGCTTTCTTTAATTAACTTGGAAAAGATTTCATTTCACTTCAAATCTACTATGCACATTTTTTACCATACCATTAAACCTATTTTATCATTGCATCTGAAATTTGGGGTTCTATGATCTTCATCTTCAAAAATATTAAGAACTCCAGGCTGTACcattaataaaatgtactcaAACCAATTTTGTGATATAAACATCATTTGGAATTTTGTAAATCAATACTTGGGGTACATAAATCTGCAACAAATTTTGCTGTGTTTTCTGAATTGGGAAGATTTCCTATACACTTTGATGTCAAATTGATGCCAAGTTATTGGTACAGACTTGGAATTCttggtcaatattttccactgtTAAATAATGCATATTGTGAATCCAAGTCTCTGTATGAGCAGAATATCCCATCATGTACCACCAATTTCTTATCAATAACTTTGATGGTATTCATGATTTGACTTGTGTCAATAGTATATAAATTCAAAAGTGCACTGAAAGattgtttattcaaaaattatatcaaaataagGAATGTAAATCACCAAGTTCCTTCACACGGcgacaaaataattaaattgcTATGTctcttttaaataaaatttttgtcaagagaaatatttagaaattactttaaaaattttgagCAGAGGAGATTAGTTTTACATGCTTTCGCATATATCAGCTCATAGATAAATATTGAAAGAAGCTGATATCAAGGCATTCCTAGACAAGATAGACACTGTACTGGATGTAATACAATATACTTGATGATCATGAAGAACATTTTTTTACTATCATAATATGGaggaaagaaatgttttatatgaactggtgaatatatattaatataactGCTGAAGAAATTTTGTAACAGGAACAATCATCAAAAGTTGATCTGGCTCATGACAaatgaaaatgcacaaatactaaaaaaaaatcagtataatgattttaaaaacaggaATATAGAATTATAATATATTAAGGGTATAGATCTAACTACTtgacatgtatattgtatataaatttactCTTTGTCGCTTTCAAatttatgtataaataaactgtCTCAAATACAAGACTGCCAGTCTGATTGACTTGGCACAGACACCGTCCCTTTGTACCCTCTGTGTTCAGAACAACATTTTATACTGTTGTCTCATTTTATACTTCCCATATAGCATCCTTGTTATACAGTGCATTTTCAATGAAGTATTGTTACAAGCCAATTCCAGACCAATGTCAAAATAGAAATCCTTAActtgtgtatatgtatacatgtgtagatTATATCATGTACAGTCATGATGTTTAATTgtaaaaattgaatatatatgttcCCTGAGCTGAAGAGAttaaataaacatacatgtattaggtcAACACCCCCCTTTGAAGGCCTTTCCCCTCCCTCCGTTGAAAATTCTCATTTCACTAGCACACAATATTGTATGAGTGCTCATACGAATTCTTGTTTTTCTATGCTTTTGAATCCGTACACCAGGACAGGTCTAGACAGTCCTTTGATTAAAACTTCAATCGTCGCACCCCCAAACTCCACACGGATCAAAAACTCATAGCCGTATCTTGTGTTGGGGCCAAAATATGTACGTGTTAGGTCGTGTGAGCAGTAACAGGATATAAATCATTCATAATAAACCTGTTAGTGTAGTTCTGATTCATTTCATCCCTGAAAAACTGACCTTTTTCTGCAAATTTTCGTCCATTTTCAAGTTCTGCAATGTTTGTAAACAAGTTGACGTGAACATCCGTGACGTAGAATCCGACCTCGCATGAAAGCAATCGGCAAACTTCGGCTGGTCTTTCGGTACTTTCCGGAAAACATTCTATCTGATATGAATGTTTCTCAGATCTTCCTTCTTCAGTGGTGTAAGAAATgcaattttagtagaaagtaattaAAACTCTGTATGAACCTATCGAGTTAGGCAATtagtaaaaaaaagaagaaaaaaaagaaagaaagaaaaagggAATTTACGttacctatatatatgtattgctTGTATTTTCTTAAAGTTTCATTACGTTCTATTTTGTCCTTATGACGATTTATCATTCATCCTTAACATTACATCATAGTCTCATTAAATGTTCTCTGAAATTAATGTCTGTCTGAAATTCACAAGGGCTATAGAGAATCGATAcatttttcaatgatttttcgatatctttcacattttgtTGTCTAGacaaaatataatcaataataCGTGACCCCATTTTCAATATCATTAAAGAGACGTTTATCTCAATtcatggagagagaaaaaaacattAATGCAGTGACGAATTTATAGAACCCCACATTGTgacaaaaagcaaaaaaaaaaaaaaaaaaaaaaaaaatactagaagaacagaaaagaattaaaattttatgttatAACCTACATACAAACAAGTAAAGATAGGCGAAACAGTTATTTAGTGTTACTTATTTTATTACGCATGTATAAAGTAtaagtagaatatataaacccATAAAAgtacccacccccacccccaaagcCTCAACATTCCATGGAGCCTCCAGTCCAACCCCCAACAAATCTACTCAAATTTACACCAGTGTTAAACTACGACGACAGTTAACTTTAAATTCGTGCTCTTACACACAAGCACCTTTTCTgtgaataatttattatttctgtacatgtatattacagcgTCTGTGCTCTTGCACAACGATTAAATGCCTTTCTTCAATGCTtaattgtaaatcaaatattcttAATAGTTCATCAAATTCAAGGGAAAAGTTTAgtttaaatatatcattgagACAAAGGGATATCCCAACCTGAATATCAATCCCATTTGAGAAGAGGGGTTATATAAGAGTAAATAACGAATCTCTGCAAAAGTTACATATATAACACATGGTTTTCATGTACACAATTACACTGTATGTGtgatcaaagtactgaaagtatttATGAGCGCTACGTGACATCTAGGCCTACATGAAATATGACGTTACTTTGGCAAAATTAGCAATGTTACTGGTAATTGTTACCAAGAATTGATGAAAAGGAGGagaaataaaatcaagattCATGTATGTGTACTACAATCCAGGGGATTGAACTCGTTTTGATTCTGAGATGAGTCTGACTTATTTCTCTTTAGAGAACTCTTGTATACACAGTAAGGCGAAAACAATATGTCATGATTTCTAGGGTTATATTGCTTGCAAATATGATATTGTTCTTATGTTTTCATTTCAGTAGAACATTTATTTCGATACTAGTATTTCGTATATATGTCGTATACTTCAGATACCGTCATATAATGGCGGGTGtgactagctgcaataatgtagcctcctccatttttatttttatttttttgtgggagagggctacaactccttaggatatccgtaatggtgcaaatgcgggagtgattcactaccgcaacattttcgatcagtttaaacatttgctgactatCTTtgcgtaaataaaatgatattctatgtatCTTAAACAAAGTATAAattgcaacttacgatttgtgaggctctttTCTAccgtttttaacaatttcgatacattccaatttctcgattcatatttgagcgccatgtttgatgtactgtactgaagtttcaacttccgattgtcaagttttTTGCATATGCCAtgtaaggtagtatttacatcaatggacgagTGCGgatcgtcggtattgaaaagatTTAAATTTAATACCaagataaacaagaggcccaagggccacatcgctcacctgcatcaccttggctcatatttaaagattttccctatatatttgtaagcaAAACTTagatccccccttgtgaccccaccctacccctgggggccatgattttaacaaactgaagtctgaaatatgtcagaaagctttcgtgtaaatctcagcttttttgactcagtggttcttgagaagaagatttttaaagatttatcctgtatattagtatgtaaaactttgatcccctattgtggctccatccaatcctcgggggccatgatttgaacaaatttgaatctgcactgtgtcaggaagctttcatgtaaatttcagcttttctggcccggtggttcttgagaagaagatttttaaagatttttcctatatatttgtatgtaaaactttgatcccttattgtggccccatccaacccctgggggtcatgattttaacaaacctgaatctgtattatgtcaagaagctttcatgtaaatctcagcttttctggctcagtggttcttgagaagaagatttttcctatatattagtatgtaaaactttgatcccttattgtagCTTCATCATACCtccggggggcatgatttgaacaagcttgaatctgcattatttcaggaagctttcatgaaaatctcagcttttctggctcagtggttcttgagaagaatattttaaaagatttatcctatatattagtatgtaaaattttgatcccctattgtgaacccatccaacccccggggaccatgatttgaccaaacttgaatctgcactatgtaaggaagctttcatgaaaatttcagcttttctgatccagtggttcttgaaaagaa is a window from the Ostrea edulis chromosome 5, xbOstEdul1.1, whole genome shotgun sequence genome containing:
- the LOC130055231 gene encoding LOW QUALITY PROTEIN: BTB/POZ domain-containing protein KCTD7-like (The sequence of the model RefSeq protein was modified relative to this genomic sequence to represent the inferred CDS: inserted 1 base in 1 codon); the protein is MFTSTCLQTLQNLKMDENLQKKFPPVIELNVGGKLYTTTLLTLVKCKDTMLAAMFSGNYDVKKDQHGRYFIDADGENFHYILNYLRYGELPPQDVAPKIYREATYFGLQGMVEELEKNPSFLAKIHRESFRAQFPGYTKLMNSIINKIYQESXQKHRNCFIIACHTFRQRQKTKARSI